A segment of the Streptomyces sp. P9-A2 genome:
AGTGATCAGTCCACCAGATCCCTGACCACGGCGTCCGCCAGCAATCGTCCGCGCAGGGTGAGGGCCGCGCGCCCCTCCTCGTACGGGCCCGGCTGGAGCAGGCCGTCGGTGCGGGCCCTGCCGGCGGCCCGGAGGCCCTCCGCGCGGAGCAGCGACAGCGGGACGCCCTCCTTGAGGCGCAGTTCCAGCAGGATGCGCTCCACCCGGCGGTCCTCCTCGGAGAGAATCTCGCGCCCGGCACCCGGTGAGCGGCCCTCGGCCAGGGCCGCCGCGTACGCGCCGGGGTGCTTCACGTTCCACCAGCGCACCCCGCCCATGTGCGAGTGTGCCCCGGGGCCCGCGCCCCACCAGTCGGCGCCGCGCCAGTACAGCTCGTTGTGCAGGCAGCGGCCCGCGTCCGAGGTGGCCCAGTTCGACACCTCGTACCAGTCGAATCCGGCCGCCGACAGAATCTCCTCGGCGATCAGATAGCGGTCGGCGTGGACGTCGTCGTCGGTCATCGGGACCTCGCCGCGCCGGATGCGGCGGGCGAGCTGGGTGCCCTCCTCGACGATCAGGGCGTAGGCCGAGACGTGGTCGGGGCCCGCGCCGAGGGCCGCGTCCAGCGAGGCCCGCCAGTCGTCGTCGGACTCGCCGGGGGTGCCGTAGATCAGGTCGAGGTTGACGTGCTCGAAGCCCGCCGCCCGCGCCTCGGCGACGCACGCCTCCGGACGGCCCGGGGTGTGCCTGCGGTCCAGGACCTTCAGTACATGCTGCCGGGCGCTCTGCATGCCGAAGGAGATCCGGTTGAAGCCGCCCTCGCGCAGGGTGGCCAGATAGGCGGGGTCGACCGACTCCGGGTTCGCCTCGGTGGTGATCTCGGCGTCCGCCGCGAGCCCGAACTCGTCACGGATCGCGGCCAGCATCCGTACGAGGTCGTCGGCGGCCAACAGGGTCGGCGTACCGCCGCCGACGAAGACCGTGCGGACCTCGCGCGGGTCGTCGCCGAGCACCTTGCGGGCCAGGCGGACCTCGTCGGTCAGCGTGTCGGCGTAGTTGTCGCGGGACGCCAGGACTCCCCCGCTGCCGCGCAGCTCGGTGGCGGTGTAGGTGTTGAAGTCGCAGTAGCCGCAGCGGGTCGCGCAGTACGGCACGTGCAGGTAGAACCCGAGGGGGCGGTCGGCGGCCCCGGCGAGCGCGAACGCGGGGAGCGCGCCGTCGGCGGGGACGGGATCGCCGTCGGGGAGTGCGGAAGGCATGTGCTCCATTGTCCCGCACTGGTCCCGGTCCTTTCCCGCGTCTCCTTTCCGCCCCTCCTTTCCGCTCCGCGTCGCGGGTGTCAGTCCGCCTGGAGCACGAGCAGGGCGAGATCGTCGGCCGGCGGCCGCTCGCCGAACTCGTGGACGAGCTGATGGATGCGTTCCGCCGTCAGCTCGGCGTCCAGTCCCACGCACCCGGCCAGCGCCGTGGCGAGCCCGTCCCCGTCGTCGAACTGGCGGGAGCCGGAGCGCCGCTCGGTGACGCCGTCGGTCACGCAGAGCAGGGTGTCACCGGAGCACAGCTCGAAGGTCTCGCTGGTGTAGGTGGCGTCCTCGACGACCCCGAGCAGGGTCTGCGGCTGGGCGACGGTACGGACCGTCCCGTCGGGCGAGAGCAGCAGCGGCAGGGGGTGCCCGGCGGAGCCGAGGGTGACACGGGCACGAACACGGCCGCCGCCGGCATCGGCACCGCCGCCGTCTCCGTTGCCTTCCTCACCTTCGTCTTCGACGAGGGTGAGCTCGCCGTAGAGGAGGGACAGGAAGCGGGTCTGGGGTCCGTCCCCGGGTGCGGTCGGGCGGGCGCCGGCGGCGACGAGGGCACGGGCGGCGGCGTCGGCGGCTTCCGTGGCGTCGTCCAGGAGCAGCTGGTTGACGCGGTCGAGGACGTCGGCGACGCGGTAGCCCTCGCGGGCGAGCAGCCGCAGCCAGGGGCGGGCCAGCCCGATGACGACGGCGGCCTCGGGGCCCTTGCCCTGGACGTCGCCGATGGCGAAGCACCAGCGGCCCTCACCGGCCTGGAACAGGTCGTAGAAGTCGCCGCTCGGTCCCCCCTTGTCGAGGGGCTCGTGGACGAACGCGGAGCGCAGGCCGGGGATCTCGGCGACGGCGCCGGGCAGCAGCCCACGCTGGAGCACGGCGGAGATGGTGGCCTGGCGCGCGTACTGCCGGGCGGCGCCGATGGCGAGCGCCACGCGCCGCCCGAGATCCTCCACCAGCCCGGTGACCTCGTCCGGGAACCGCCCGATCCCGGCCCGCCCGATCACCAGTGTCCCCAGCGGCCGCCCACCGGCGACGAGACGGTAGGCGAGGGCGGTACCGAGGGCGGTGCCTGGGGCGGTGCCTGGGGTGGTGCCTGGGGTGGCCACGGAGACGCCGTAGTCGTACGGCAGGGTGTCGTACGACACTTCCGGCAGGCCGAAAGGCGTCTCCGGCAGACCGAAGCCCTCCGGCAGACGGCCGAGTCCGGCCTGCGGCGGGTCGAGCGCCTTCTCGGGCCAGGGGTAGCCGAGCGGGCCGGGGCACAACGGGTCGGAGAGAGGCGGCGGATTCTGCTCGAGCGCCCTGCTCAGTTCCTCGACGCGGCTCTCGTCCGCGTGCCAGACCCGGACGAGGCGGGGCCCGCCGGCCCGTGACCCGTCGCTCCAGTCGCCATGGCCGGTGCTCTCGTCCTCCAGCCACACCGCGCACCAGTCGGCCAGCCGCGGCACGATCAGCTGCCCGGTGAGCGCGGCGACGAGATCCTCGTCGAGCTGCCCGGCGAGCAGGTCGGACGCCTCGGCCAGGAACGACAGCGCCCCGCGCCCCAGCCAGGCCCCGTCCCGCCGGTACGGCCGGGACGCACGCCATGCCTCCCCGTCGGCCCCGTCCCGCGCAACGGGGACTCCGGCCCCGCGCGGTAGCCCCGGCTCCGACTCCCCCTCGTACGCGTACGCCTCGATCCAGTCGTCCGCACCTGCCGATTCGTCGATGCCGTCCGAGTCGCCCACGTCGTCCGTGCCGTCCACCGCGAGGCCCCGGGCCGGGATACGGGCCCAGACCGACTTCGTGTGCGTGCCGGGCCGGTAGGTGATCCCCCAGGCTTCGGAGAGCGCGGCCACGAGCCGCAGACCGCGCCCGTGGTCGGCGCTCTCGGGGCCCTCGCCGGGCGGCGCGTCCGACTCGCTGTCGCGCGGGGAGCGGGAGGGGTGGCGGTCGGCGACCTCGATGAGGAGCGCGCCGGTCTCCGCCTCGAGCCGGCAGCTCAGCCGTACCTCGGTCCCGGCGTGCACGACGGCGTTGGTGACCAGTTCGCTGGCGATGAGCGTGGCGTCGTCGCCGGCCCGGGTGGTGAGGTGCTCGGCACCGGGCAGTGCGCTTTCCGTCCACTCGGCGAGCGCCGCCCGCACCAGGGCCCGCGCGGACCCCGGGGCGAGAGGGCCGCCGGTCAGGGTCGCGTCCGCCCGCGCATAAGCCCGCGTGGACGCCTCCGAGGCGACACACGAGGTCTCCCGTTGCGTCGGAATGGCCCCCATGGGCAGCTCCCGGACTGTTCGTACGAATACACCTCGATCAATACCGTCAGGGTGACAGACCGACCCTACCCATAAGCAACGAGTTACCGAAGTGGACCACCGAGAGCGGGAACAGTGCCCCACACCCGGTCAGGAACTGGCCGAAAATCGATCACTTTCGAGCAATCACGTCGGAACGCTCAGATGCGCTGAACGTAGGGAGCCCGCCACGCGGGCGAAGGGTCCGCGCCGAGCTCCGTCCAGTATTCGCGGCCGCTGGTGATCAGACCGTCGTGAACGGTCCAGAAGGACGCCACCCGGTGAACGCCCATCGTGTCGTGCGGGACCTCGACCTCGGAGACCACGTCGTCCCCGGACGACACGATGCGCAGGACGTCGATCGACCATCCCTCCGGGTACTCCGCGTTGATCCGCACGTAGTTCTCCCGGCCGAGGATGCGCTCACCGCTGACCGGCCACTCCACGACGACATCGGCTGCCAGCAACTCGCCGACGCCTTCCCAGTCCCGGTCCTGCATGCGACCCCAGAGCATCCGAACAGTGGCTGCAGATTCCATGACCGCATCCTGCACCGCACCACTGACAGCGGGGTCGGGCTCCCGCCACCGTAATTCGATGGCGTGCGCGCACCAGCGTGCCCACCCTGTTCCCGTGACAGAACCCAAGTACCGGATCCGCGCCCTGCACACGGACTCCACGATCACCGTCCACCAGGCGTACCCGCCGGAGATCGGCCTGCCGGCGGCCGGGGAAGGCCGTTTCCCCCCGGTGCGGCAACGGGACCGGATGACATGAGCCATCAAGCCGCGTTCACAGACCTTGCACGTCTCCGGGCACCTGACGACGGCCACACGTAGCTGATTGCCCTGGTTGGAACGAACCGGGGGGCGTCTTGTGCGATAGGGATCGCCTCAGCACCGCAGACCACGAATAGCCGCCCTTTGTGAATCCGGTGTCTGAAGAAGGTGGCCATGAGACCGGCAACTCGCACGGTGCTGCGGCTGGTGTGCTCCGCTGTAGCGAGCAGCGGTCGAAAATCGGTGGCCACCTGAGCCGGCCGCCCCCACGCTGTACGCCATGGAAGAACCGCACCGCGGGATCCGCGCGCTCCACACGGCATCCACGATCACCGTCTACCAGGCGTACGCCCCGGAAATCGGACTGCCTGCCGTCCGCGACGGCCGCTTTCCGCCCGCGTGGCTGCGGGATCGCATGACGTGGATTAAGCCCAGCTTCCTGTGGATGATGTACCGCTCCAACTGGGGCACGAGCACCGGGCAGGAGACCGTTCTTGCTGTGGAGATCGCTCGCGACGGCTTCGACTGGGCGCTGCGCCACGCCTGTCTGTCGAGCTACGTCCGCGGGCTGCACCCTGATCGAAGCACCTGGCAGCGCGACCTCAAGCGCGCACCGGCCCGTGTCCAATGGGATCCCGAACGCGATCTGAACCTACGTCCCCTGTCGTACCGCTCGCTGCAACTCGGGCTCTCGGGTGAGGCCGCGACGCGTTACGCGGACGAGTGGACCCTGTCCATCAGAGACGTGACACCACTCGCCCGCGAAATCCGCACGCTCGTCAGTCGCGGCGATACGGCCTCCGCGACACGGCTGCTTCCCCAGGAACAGCGATATCCCGCCAGCGACGAACTGCTGGCCCACCTGTGTCCCTGACCAGCGATCCGAACAAGGGGA
Coding sequences within it:
- the hemW gene encoding radical SAM family heme chaperone HemW; the encoded protein is MPSALPDGDPVPADGALPAFALAGAADRPLGFYLHVPYCATRCGYCDFNTYTATELRGSGGVLASRDNYADTLTDEVRLARKVLGDDPREVRTVFVGGGTPTLLAADDLVRMLAAIRDEFGLAADAEITTEANPESVDPAYLATLREGGFNRISFGMQSARQHVLKVLDRRHTPGRPEACVAEARAAGFEHVNLDLIYGTPGESDDDWRASLDAALGAGPDHVSAYALIVEEGTQLARRIRRGEVPMTDDDVHADRYLIAEEILSAAGFDWYEVSNWATSDAGRCLHNELYWRGADWWGAGPGAHSHMGGVRWWNVKHPGAYAAALAEGRSPGAGREILSEEDRRVERILLELRLKEGVPLSLLRAEGLRAAGRARTDGLLQPGPYEEGRAALTLRGRLLADAVVRDLVD
- a CDS encoding SpoIIE family protein phosphatase, with the protein product MGAIPTQRETSCVASEASTRAYARADATLTGGPLAPGSARALVRAALAEWTESALPGAEHLTTRAGDDATLIASELVTNAVVHAGTEVRLSCRLEAETGALLIEVADRHPSRSPRDSESDAPPGEGPESADHGRGLRLVAALSEAWGITYRPGTHTKSVWARIPARGLAVDGTDDVGDSDGIDESAGADDWIEAYAYEGESEPGLPRGAGVPVARDGADGEAWRASRPYRRDGAWLGRGALSFLAEASDLLAGQLDEDLVAALTGQLIVPRLADWCAVWLEDESTGHGDWSDGSRAGGPRLVRVWHADESRVEELSRALEQNPPPLSDPLCPGPLGYPWPEKALDPPQAGLGRLPEGFGLPETPFGLPEVSYDTLPYDYGVSVATPGTTPGTAPGTALGTALAYRLVAGGRPLGTLVIGRAGIGRFPDEVTGLVEDLGRRVALAIGAARQYARQATISAVLQRGLLPGAVAEIPGLRSAFVHEPLDKGGPSGDFYDLFQAGEGRWCFAIGDVQGKGPEAAVVIGLARPWLRLLAREGYRVADVLDRVNQLLLDDATEAADAAARALVAAGARPTAPGDGPQTRFLSLLYGELTLVEDEGEEGNGDGGGADAGGGRVRARVTLGSAGHPLPLLLSPDGTVRTVAQPQTLLGVVEDATYTSETFELCSGDTLLCVTDGVTERRSGSRQFDDGDGLATALAGCVGLDAELTAERIHQLVHEFGERPPADDLALLVLQAD
- a CDS encoding nuclear transport factor 2 family protein; the encoded protein is MESAATVRMLWGRMQDRDWEGVGELLAADVVVEWPVSGERILGRENYVRINAEYPEGWSIDVLRIVSSGDDVVSEVEVPHDTMGVHRVASFWTVHDGLITSGREYWTELGADPSPAWRAPYVQRI
- a CDS encoding DUF4291 family protein codes for the protein MTEPKYRIRALHTDSTITVHQAYPPEIGLPAAGEGRFPPVRQRDRMT
- a CDS encoding DUF4291 domain-containing protein, which produces MEEPHRGIRALHTASTITVYQAYAPEIGLPAVRDGRFPPAWLRDRMTWIKPSFLWMMYRSNWGTSTGQETVLAVEIARDGFDWALRHACLSSYVRGLHPDRSTWQRDLKRAPARVQWDPERDLNLRPLSYRSLQLGLSGEAATRYADEWTLSIRDVTPLAREIRTLVSRGDTASATRLLPQEQRYPASDELLAHLCP